From a single Rhizobium lusitanum genomic region:
- a CDS encoding metallophosphoesterase family protein: MSANPIPSLMPQGSGHSFVLYGDSCSGVPGALHEKTFAAVNAVLRRLDPPPEFILFPGDEVIGLTADAEELRAQWRHWLDHEMSWLDRQKTPLWHTTGNHTTYDEMSEQIFREVLQLPENGPPGQEGLSYWVRRGDLLLVFVHTLWTGLGGEGHVETEWLEATLKAHGDISHKIVLGHHPVFPVNGFSGAYQREIGPEYAKRFWDILVETDVLAYVCSHILAFDVQVHRGVLQLCTAGAGTAHRMPEGVEYLHCIQAALDADSFRYQVLDTDGVVRERLQWPFKEAGSEDWQSLLPGTHAAAFVGSTSNNRIVELRIRGLMPDTAHAPAQTLFSAFDPDSIAPLWLGLRGPRQTVTVILGREPGRSPHYWVGPDLAAGQSFDIDIVLHAGMGPGGVLYRMHGDNRWTSFDAASATGLDRLVWPDQWSVGHGQGGAADRAFMGRELQVSIVAAR; this comes from the coding sequence ATGTCCGCCAATCCTATTCCGTCTCTTATGCCGCAAGGATCAGGCCACAGCTTCGTGCTCTATGGCGATTCCTGTTCCGGCGTTCCCGGCGCGCTGCACGAAAAGACCTTTGCCGCCGTCAATGCCGTCTTGCGTCGGCTCGATCCGCCGCCGGAATTCATTTTGTTTCCGGGCGATGAAGTCATTGGCCTGACCGCCGACGCCGAGGAGTTGAGAGCACAATGGCGGCATTGGCTCGATCACGAAATGAGCTGGCTCGACCGCCAAAAGACGCCACTTTGGCACACGACCGGCAACCACACCACCTATGATGAAATGAGCGAGCAGATCTTCCGCGAGGTCCTCCAGCTTCCGGAAAACGGACCGCCGGGCCAGGAAGGCCTGTCCTATTGGGTGCGCCGCGGCGATCTTCTGCTGGTTTTCGTTCATACGCTATGGACCGGCCTCGGCGGAGAGGGCCATGTTGAGACTGAGTGGCTCGAGGCAACGCTGAAGGCACACGGCGATATCAGCCACAAGATTGTCCTCGGCCATCATCCGGTCTTCCCCGTCAATGGATTTTCCGGCGCGTATCAGCGCGAAATAGGTCCCGAATACGCCAAGCGGTTCTGGGATATTCTGGTCGAGACGGATGTGCTGGCCTATGTTTGCAGCCATATCCTCGCCTTCGACGTCCAGGTTCACCGCGGTGTCCTGCAACTTTGCACCGCCGGCGCGGGCACCGCGCATCGGATGCCGGAGGGCGTGGAATATCTCCATTGTATCCAGGCGGCGCTTGATGCGGATAGTTTTCGTTATCAGGTGTTGGATACTGACGGTGTTGTTCGCGAACGGTTGCAATGGCCCTTCAAAGAGGCGGGTTCGGAAGACTGGCAAAGTCTGTTGCCCGGGACGCATGCGGCTGCCTTTGTCGGCTCGACGAGCAATAACCGCATTGTCGAACTGCGTATACGGGGTCTGATGCCGGACACGGCACATGCTCCGGCTCAAACCCTCTTCTCCGCCTTCGATCCCGATAGTATCGCGCCGCTCTGGCTAGGCTTGCGCGGTCCGCGACAGACCGTGACCGTGATCCTGGGCCGCGAACCCGGACGCAGCCCGCACTATTGGGTTGGTCCCGATCTCGCTGCCGGCCAGTCTTTCGATATTGATATCGTCCTTCATGCCGGCATGGGTCCGGGTGGCGTTCTCTATCGCATGCATGGCGATAACAGATGGACCTCATTCGACGCAGCCTCCGCAACGGGCCTCGACCGTCTGGTCTGGCCGGACCAATGGAGCGTGGGTCATGGCCAGGGTGGAGCAGCGGATCGTGCCTTTATGGGCCGCGAGCTACAAGTTTCGATTGTTGCGGCGCGATGA
- the zwf gene encoding glucose-6-phosphate dehydrogenase — protein sequence MSGPDVAPAPPLTFVIFGATGDLTRRLLIPTLINMSRSGLVGDDLHILGIGIEPGGVDMLLEKLDSFLATSGDMQEPERQQAWQSLRKRITYISGDFTQNAVYDEISKYLSQAPSANAAFYLAVPPRFFGDVAEKLSANGLMTETAGAFRRIAIEKPFGHDLTSARELNARLLSHANENQIYRIDHFLGKETVQNIMTTRFANMMIEALWNNNYIDHVQITAAELVDVGTRGKFYDSTGALRDMVPNHLFQLLAMVAMEPPNNFDAESIRNEKGKLLKALRIYSPEEAATNGVRGAYTAGPLNGNNLPAYTGTADVAPDSSTETFVALKLLVDTWRWAGVPFYLRTGKALKARDTEIVITFRQVPFAQFPRPASRPQLPPNRLIIQVQPDEGLDMEISIKAPGLVLKTVPISLDFRYADRFDIGKQTGYESLFYELFVGDQTLFQRADGIEAGWAAVQPFLDLWAEGGKPDPYAPGSMGPACADDLIQRDGRAWHQPDEKPEGKKV from the coding sequence GTGAGCGGCCCGGATGTTGCACCCGCGCCGCCGTTGACTTTCGTCATCTTCGGCGCCACCGGCGATCTGACGCGGCGGCTGCTTATTCCGACGCTGATCAACATGTCGCGCAGCGGGCTTGTGGGCGACGACCTGCATATTCTTGGCATCGGCATCGAACCCGGCGGCGTCGATATGCTGCTGGAGAAGCTGGATTCGTTTCTCGCCACATCGGGCGACATGCAGGAGCCTGAACGGCAGCAGGCATGGCAGAGCCTGCGCAAGCGCATCACCTATATTTCCGGCGACTTCACTCAGAACGCCGTTTATGACGAGATCAGCAAATACTTGTCGCAGGCGCCAAGCGCCAATGCTGCTTTTTATCTCGCCGTGCCGCCGCGCTTCTTTGGCGATGTCGCCGAGAAGCTTTCCGCGAACGGGCTTATGACCGAAACGGCCGGCGCCTTCCGCCGGATCGCGATCGAAAAGCCTTTCGGCCACGATCTTACCTCGGCTCGCGAGCTGAACGCCCGGCTGCTCAGCCACGCCAACGAAAACCAGATCTATCGCATCGACCATTTCCTCGGCAAGGAAACCGTCCAGAACATCATGACGACGCGCTTCGCCAACATGATGATCGAGGCGCTCTGGAATAACAATTACATCGATCACGTCCAGATCACCGCGGCGGAACTGGTGGATGTCGGCACGCGCGGCAAATTCTACGATTCCACCGGCGCGCTGCGCGACATGGTGCCGAACCATCTCTTCCAGCTTCTGGCCATGGTAGCGATGGAGCCGCCGAACAATTTTGACGCAGAATCGATCCGCAATGAAAAAGGCAAGCTTCTGAAAGCTTTGCGCATCTATTCGCCAGAAGAAGCGGCCACGAACGGCGTGCGCGGTGCCTATACCGCTGGCCCGCTCAACGGCAACAACCTGCCCGCTTACACCGGGACGGCGGACGTTGCGCCCGATAGCAGCACCGAAACCTTCGTCGCGCTCAAACTGCTCGTCGATACCTGGCGCTGGGCCGGCGTTCCCTTCTACCTGCGCACCGGCAAGGCGCTGAAGGCACGCGATACCGAGATTGTCATCACCTTCCGGCAAGTGCCCTTCGCGCAGTTCCCGCGCCCCGCCTCCCGCCCGCAGCTACCGCCGAACCGGCTGATCATTCAGGTGCAGCCCGACGAGGGGCTGGACATGGAAATCTCTATCAAAGCACCGGGCCTCGTGCTGAAGACCGTGCCGATCTCGCTCGACTTCCGCTATGCCGACCGCTTCGACATCGGCAAGCAGACCGGCTACGAGAGCCTGTTCTACGAACTTTTCGTCGGCGACCAGACCCTGTTCCAGCGTGCCGACGGCATCGAAGCCGGCTGGGCCGCCGTGCAGCCCTTCCTCGACCTCTGGGCCGAAGGCGGCAAACCCGATCCTTACGCGCCGGGCAGCATGGGACCAGCCTGCGCCGACGACCTCATCCAACGCGATGGCCGCGCCTGGCATCAGCCAGATGAGAAGCCGGAGGGGAAGAAGGTTTGA